AACCGAGCAAACATTCTTCTCAACAAAAGATATGATCTTACCACCAGTGTCGGGGCCCAGAGAATCCAGAAAACTACTATGGAGAAATGAAGGCAAGCTTGTGCGCATGCCAGTAACCATATCCTTCTATCTGCAGAACATAAGCAGTTTAGCTAGTCAAAACATTTTTCTTTTCTGCTAAGAGTATTCCATCATACAATTATGTAGCAATCAAATCCGTCATCACCCGTAAAAGAAATTTGAAGGAGAGTGAACTCAGGAGCAACTGCAATCTAAAACAGTTTCGTCTATTTAATCATGGGAAACACATTTAATACTATCATTCGTAGTGTTTAGTAACAAATCAAGCTAATTTCAAATGGCTGCTAAAATTGCCATATTAAAATGCTCAATGTTACAAGAATGCTTCCATGaacaaattaaaaacaattaataGAACTGAAAATTCTTACCACAAAGGATATATGAGTAAAAGGACACCTTATATTCCTTAAAGGTCACTGACTGAGGACTCGCACCATAAACTCTGGAAATACAGCTAATGCCTACTATTGCCGTAAAAATAGCTGCAGTGGAAGGACATGCAATTTCTTTCTCCAAATTACCACCCACCATCCAATTGCTAATCACCTGACTTCCAATCAAAGCCGCAGACTCGAAAAAAGTCATCAACCAAAATGTTTCATTCAAAAGATCTTGCCTATGACCCTGGAGAAAAGAACCCAAAGAAAGTTGATACCATTATGTTCAAACTTGTCGGTTTTGGATTGCAAACCGAGGAATGTATCAAGAGAGAGAGCTGAAAGTATCTTTGCACCAACCTTGTCATGTTCAACAACAGCCCATGTCTCGAAACTGAAGGAAAATATTGATGTTGCCAAAGATAAACACACATTTGCTACCCAAAAGCTAGGGCTTGATGTAATCCTCTTCCATATCCCAACAACAAGGTGAAAGATATAAAACACCAAACAAGATTTCTTTCGACCTCTACATGaataacaaaaaataaagaaaaaataatcaaaattttcagaatCTATATCACCCAACGGATTCATAAATAAATTTGGTTAATTCACTGAAAAAAAGGCACTACAAAAATGGAAAGATTAAGTTTTACTCACATTAAATCAGAGAGAAGGCCTAAGGAACTACCGACAAAAAGAGCAGCTCCAAATCCAATAAGCATAAACGTCACTGTATCTTCCTTGGTAATTCCATAGTAAACCAGCTCAAACTCTCCGTACACAGACCATAATCCTTCCAACACTGCGAAAACGATTATGTAGGAATCAGATCAACTTTTTTTCCCTTTCAAttcagaaaaaaagaaagaaaaattttttttttacctgaGGCGAGGGAATAGAGAAGGAGAAAGTAACGTTGGAAGCGGAGAGGAGAGGCGAAGGTTGGGTGGTCGGAGAAAGGAGGTGATTTAGTAGGGGCGTGCTTGGAAAGGTAGAAAGGGAAGAGAGAAAGTGAGAAGAAACAAGAAAGGAAAATGAAGATGTAGACGAAAGAAGTAGGTACCCAAACGGAGCTTTCGATTACAACGCCCATTTCGATCTCCGACGGACAAACCCTAGATCGGACTGAAAACTGACAAGTGAGAAAGGACGCGGAGGTTGGATGTTCTGGAGTTTGAAAGACGCGCCGTATTACCGTTCCAGAGGACGCTATAAAACGGTTCGTTTTGATGTCATAAATAATATTTTCAGCCTCAAATATTAAAGCAGCGAAGATGGGTGTTaatgtaaaaaatattaaatattaaatttattttgtaaaacATAGGAGATATTCAAATTTTTgcttttaaattttatctaaatttatGCAAAATGCGGATATATTGGATCCAAAATTCATAAACAAAACTTATCAacttattttgattatttatttaaCCGCTGAATCACacaatatgtatttttttttttttgtatgttaTGTGTAAAATATTTCGTTTTCTATACCAACATTTGCATAaatctaaatttaattttaaatgtatttacTTTATAATGGAAATAAATTGGATCGTTATACTCTGCTTGCAAGCAACTTTACTCTACCTCTTTAATTGTTATGTTCGTATTTTATGCAAGTAAGGGATtcaatctaataataataatacgaatcagaccacaaattctttattGTTGACAGAGGAACATCTAACGAATAAAAACATCAGCCCTCTGGGATCTGAAAAGAATTAGTGTGCTATAAATCCAGTTGCTACACTAATGAGAATCGAAAGGGTTATGGCATTTGACAGATAATTTGTTACTTCTTTAGTGAGAAATAATAACTAAGCAGAAGTTCCAGAAAATCTTGAAGAAACCCCTCTTCATCCATGGTTGTTTGAAGCTGGGAGGTGGGTGATGGTCGATGAAGAGCCAGCCAACACCAGATATCATCCTGAATTTACGAACACAAGTTTCATAAGGActtgatatgattgcatgtttgataGTCATTTGGTTCGCCTGAATTTCCCAAATTTGGCATAATATTTTGATAGCATATATTGTAAAGTTTTACAGTTTGACAAGTTCAAAGCCACCTGTCTACATATTAAAAAATTCTCCTCTATAAATATAATAACTACATTCCAGATCCAGTTTGTAGCTTCTGATTGTGTGGGATGATTCGGCTTAATGAATCATCCTAAGCTGTTTCATTTTCAGACATGAGTACAATATAtatgaaaaacttaaaaattcGACCAACATATACCCCCGAGTCCGGGGAGAAAAGTATGGAATCATATGCTGAAATTTCCTCCATACTGTTTAGCATTCAATTCGATACTAAGAATATATACAACATAAAACATCAACATGCAATACCCTTTCAAGAAGTGTATACAGCAGACATTGTCCCCTCATTAAAAGTCCTGTAGGAGTTGCACaccaatgaaaaaaaaaaacgtaAGCCGAGCGAGAAAGTTGGATTTAAGAATAATTGGTCTGTGCCAATTATAGATGAAAGTTACCTGTAGTAATCCACAGATATTGCTTGGTTTGCTGGCATTGTTTTAGCATCCAAAGGCAGCTTCCAAGATGCTTTGACATCTGCAGAATGCTGTTTACTCTCCCCCTGCAACACAAACAAACAAGCAAA
This is a stretch of genomic DNA from Gossypium arboreum isolate Shixiya-1 chromosome 11, ASM2569848v2, whole genome shotgun sequence. It encodes these proteins:
- the LOC108470256 gene encoding uncharacterized protein LOC108470256, whose amino-acid sequence is MGVVIESSVWVPTSFVYIFIFLSCFFSLSLFPFYLSKHAPTKSPPFSDHPTFASPLRFQRYFLLLYSLASVLEGLWSVYGEFELVYYGITKEDTVTFMLIGFGAALFVGSSLGLLSDLIGRKKSCLVFYIFHLVVGIWKRITSSPSFWVANVCLSLATSIFSFSFETWAVVEHDKGHRQDLLNETFWLMTFFESAALIGSQVISNWMVGGNLEKEIACPSTAAIFTAIVGISCISRVYGASPQSVTFKEYKVSFYSYILCDRRIWLLACAQACLHFSIVVFWILWAPTLVADGREVYLGFMYPCVLGARMLGSTLFPWFINAPLRTEDCLVYAFIIQGLLLSIIAFDYQEIGALVTQYFLFHACIGLILPSLARLRTMYVPNELRGGMISLSLAPANAAILFILMQRGYYRTVENSEVIAFAAVGLFAAAGCMYVLKRLGKQPYQNWHKL